One genomic window of Gracilinema caldarium DSM 7334 includes the following:
- a CDS encoding glutathione peroxidase gives MESSIYQLNAIRNDGSNCDFAQYKGKVLLIVNTASKCGFTPQYKGLEALYEKYKEQGLEIIGFPCDQFAHQEPGSDEEIAQFCSMNYGVTFPIMKKIEVNGPNAHPVFQWLRKRAPGAIGDSIKWNFTKFLVAKDGTSVRRYAPTVEPKQIESDIQAALAS, from the coding sequence ATGGAATCTAGTATTTATCAATTAAATGCCATACGTAATGATGGTTCAAACTGTGACTTTGCTCAGTATAAAGGAAAAGTCTTATTAATCGTAAATACCGCAAGCAAGTGCGGCTTTACGCCCCAATATAAGGGCCTTGAAGCACTCTATGAAAAGTATAAGGAACAGGGGCTCGAAATAATTGGATTTCCCTGTGACCAGTTTGCCCACCAGGAACCGGGTTCCGACGAAGAGATTGCTCAGTTCTGTTCAATGAATTATGGGGTGACATTTCCAATTATGAAAAAGATCGAAGTGAATGGTCCCAATGCACACCCGGTTTTTCAGTGGCTCAGAAAGAGAGCACCCGGAGCAATTGGTGATTCCATAAAATGGAATTTCACCAAATTCCTCGTAGCAAAGGATGGTACCTCAGTGAGAAGGTATGCACCGACCGTTGAGCCGAAACAAATCGAATCAGATATTCAAGCAGCCCTTGCATCATGA
- a CDS encoding MarR family winged helix-turn-helix transcriptional regulator encodes MKEELLLSNQICFLVYRLDREIQASYRPLLDVLGLTYPQYLVMLVLWELGQAEVGKLCSLLNLDTGTISPLLKRLEKSGLIHRKRSEQDERVVVVSLTDAGKALEEQALSVPQHMYSCLFHNAEEYVALKQMLGNYIDRLSS; translated from the coding sequence ATGAAAGAGGAACTTCTGCTTTCGAACCAGATCTGTTTTCTCGTATATAGGCTCGATCGGGAAATTCAGGCTTCCTATAGGCCCTTATTGGATGTTCTTGGCTTAACCTATCCGCAATACCTTGTCATGCTCGTCCTCTGGGAACTGGGGCAGGCTGAGGTGGGTAAGCTCTGTTCCCTGCTTAATCTGGATACGGGGACTATTTCCCCATTGCTGAAACGGCTTGAAAAATCTGGTTTGATTCATCGAAAACGTTCAGAGCAGGATGAACGGGTCGTTGTGGTAAGCCTGACCGATGCGGGGAAAGCGCTTGAAGAGCAGGCTCTTTCGGTTCCGCAGCATATGTATTCCTGCCTTTTTCATAATGCAGAAGAATATGTTGCATTAAAACAAATGCTTGGTAACTATATTGATCGGCTTTCTTCATAA
- a CDS encoding glucose-1-phosphate adenylyltransferase, translating to MTEVLSIVLGGGKGTRLFPLTQSRAKPAVPFGGKYRLVDIPISNCINSNLRKIYILTQFNSASLHMHVAHTYNFDSFSRGFVEILAAEQTFEHSGWYEGTADAVRKNFIHFRTQNPSHYLILSGDQLYRMDLQELLRQHKESGAEVTIACTAVTREDASQLGILKANKKNEITEFLEKPGPVKDINDFKIPTELLQDRRTKGKEYLASMGIYVFDADAMESSLDNDFTDFGKEIIPSLIGKKKINAYIYDGYWEDIGTIKNFYEANLDLTSLTPKFDFYDEKSPIYTHMRNLPPSKMNFSNMNQSIAAEGCIITNASISNSIVGIRTIIESGASLNGVVCMGADFYESEEQKRQNAEARLPDIGIGKGTIVKGAIIDKNARIGEGCRIGIDDLNRTDGDYGHYHIVDGIIVIPKNAVLYPGTVI from the coding sequence ATGACAGAGGTACTTTCTATTGTCCTTGGTGGAGGTAAAGGAACAAGGCTATTTCCCTTAACACAATCCCGGGCAAAACCGGCAGTTCCTTTTGGCGGGAAATACCGGCTCGTAGACATTCCTATTTCAAATTGCATCAACTCAAATTTAAGAAAAATCTATATTTTAACCCAGTTCAACTCTGCATCCCTCCATATGCATGTAGCCCATACCTATAATTTTGACTCCTTCTCCCGGGGTTTTGTCGAAATTCTTGCGGCAGAACAGACCTTTGAACATTCAGGCTGGTACGAAGGTACCGCCGATGCGGTAAGGAAAAACTTTATCCACTTCAGGACCCAGAACCCGAGCCATTACCTCATCCTGTCGGGGGACCAGCTGTACCGGATGGATCTGCAGGAACTCCTGAGACAACATAAGGAATCCGGCGCAGAGGTGACCATCGCATGCACCGCTGTCACTCGGGAAGATGCGAGCCAGCTTGGAATCCTCAAGGCAAACAAGAAAAATGAAATTACCGAATTTCTTGAAAAACCAGGACCGGTGAAGGATATCAACGATTTCAAGATACCTACTGAATTACTACAAGACCGGAGAACAAAGGGCAAGGAATACCTGGCATCCATGGGGATCTATGTCTTTGATGCGGATGCCATGGAATCGAGCCTGGACAATGACTTTACCGACTTTGGCAAGGAAATTATTCCTTCCCTCATTGGCAAGAAAAAAATAAATGCCTATATTTATGATGGATACTGGGAAGATATCGGAACCATTAAAAACTTCTACGAAGCAAACCTTGATCTTACCAGCCTTACCCCGAAGTTTGATTTTTATGATGAAAAATCCCCGATTTATACTCACATGCGCAACCTGCCTCCTTCAAAAATGAACTTCAGCAACATGAACCAGTCTATTGCTGCAGAGGGCTGTATCATCACCAATGCATCGATTTCCAATTCCATTGTCGGTATCCGAACCATCATAGAATCCGGGGCAAGCCTTAATGGGGTGGTCTGTATGGGTGCTGACTTTTACGAGTCCGAAGAGCAAAAGCGGCAGAATGCCGAGGCTCGACTCCCCGATATTGGTATCGGCAAGGGGACCATTGTAAAAGGTGCAATCATAGATAAGAATGCCCGGATCGGGGAAGGCTGCCGTATCGGCATCGATGACCTGAACCGGACCGATGGGGACTATGGTCACTACCATATTGTCGATGGTATTATTGTCATCCCGAAGAACGCAGTCCTCTACCCCGGAACAGTTATTTAA